A portion of the Mesobacillus sp. AQ2 genome contains these proteins:
- the accC gene encoding acetyl-CoA carboxylase biotin carboxylase subunit — protein sequence MIKKVLIANRGEIAVRVIRACRELGVESVAVYSEADKESLHVQLADEAYCIGPKASKDSYLNFTNIISVAKLTGCDAIHPGYGFLSENADFAELCRECNITFIGPSPEAIQKMGTKDVARETMKHANVPIVPGSQGIVESTEDAVSLANDIGYPVIIKATAGGGGKGIRVARTEQELIKGINITQQEAMTAFGNPGVYIEKYIEDFRHVEIQVLADSYGHTIHLGERDCSIQRRLQKLLEETPSPALDGEIRAEMGEAAVKAAKAVDYTGAGTVEFIYDYRDRKFYFMEMNTRIQVEHPVTEMVTGVDLIKEQIKIASGERLSLKQEDVQFNGWAIECRINAENPAKNFMPSAGKIKMYLPPGGFGVRIDSAAYPGYTIPPYYDSMIAKVITYGSSREEAIDRMKRALGEFVVEGIHTTIPFHLKLLNHEKFVEGQFNTKFLEMYDVMSEE from the coding sequence ATGATAAAAAAAGTACTTATAGCCAACAGAGGAGAAATAGCCGTCCGCGTCATCCGTGCGTGCAGGGAATTGGGGGTTGAATCCGTCGCTGTTTATTCAGAAGCTGACAAAGAATCTCTCCATGTACAGCTAGCTGATGAGGCATACTGCATCGGACCAAAGGCTTCAAAGGACAGCTATTTGAATTTCACAAATATTATCAGCGTGGCCAAGCTAACAGGCTGCGATGCCATTCATCCTGGGTACGGTTTCCTTTCCGAGAATGCCGATTTCGCCGAGCTTTGCAGGGAGTGCAATATTACTTTCATTGGCCCTTCTCCTGAAGCAATCCAGAAAATGGGAACTAAGGATGTTGCAAGGGAAACGATGAAGCACGCGAATGTGCCGATCGTGCCGGGTTCACAGGGAATCGTTGAAAGCACGGAGGATGCGGTCAGCCTGGCGAATGATATCGGATACCCGGTCATCATCAAGGCGACGGCAGGCGGAGGCGGTAAAGGAATCCGTGTTGCCCGGACCGAGCAGGAGCTGATCAAAGGGATCAATATTACCCAGCAGGAAGCGATGACAGCGTTCGGAAATCCTGGAGTGTATATTGAAAAATATATTGAAGACTTCCGTCATGTTGAAATCCAGGTTCTTGCTGACAGCTACGGCCACACCATCCACCTGGGAGAGCGTGATTGCTCAATCCAAAGACGCCTGCAAAAACTGCTTGAAGAAACACCATCTCCGGCGCTTGACGGTGAAATCAGGGCAGAAATGGGTGAGGCAGCGGTAAAGGCTGCAAAAGCAGTTGATTATACCGGTGCAGGCACTGTAGAATTTATATATGACTATCGTGACCGCAAATTTTATTTCATGGAGATGAATACCCGCATCCAGGTTGAACATCCTGTAACTGAAATGGTAACGGGCGTCGATTTGATCAAGGAACAGATCAAGATTGCCTCCGGCGAAAGGCTGAGCCTTAAGCAGGAAGACGTCCAGTTCAATGGATGGGCGATTGAATGCCGGATCAATGCAGAAAACCCGGCGAAAAATTTCATGCCATCGGCGGGCAAAATCAAAATGTATCTCCCTCCAGGCGGTTTTGGTGTTAGAATAGATTCAGCGGCATATCCTGGTTATACAATCCCGCCTTACTATGATTCAATGATTGCGAAAGTCATTACTTATGGAAGCAGCAGGGAAGAAGCGATTGACCGCATGAAGAGGGCACTTGGAGAGTTTGTGGTAGAAGGAATCCACACAACCATCCCGTTCCATCTCAAGCTGCTGAATCACGAAAAATTCGTGGAAGGTCAGTTCAATACGAAATTCCTGGAAATGTATGACGTGATGTCAGAAGAATAA
- the accB gene encoding acetyl-CoA carboxylase biotin carboxyl carrier protein, with translation MLKVQEIRELIKLVDQSSIDEFSYEYEGSKIKMKKHGAVKSVVEHVQPAATAPAQQPVPAVQEAPRPEPKVEAAAVQEVKQEEVQDTSNLHKIVSPMVGTFYASSSPEADAYVKAGSKVSKDSVVCIVEAMKLFNEIEAEVNGEIVEILVKDGQLVEYGQPLFLVKPE, from the coding sequence ATGTTAAAAGTACAGGAAATCAGAGAGTTAATTAAATTAGTGGACCAATCAAGCATTGACGAGTTTTCATATGAATATGAAGGATCAAAGATCAAAATGAAGAAGCACGGAGCAGTGAAATCTGTGGTTGAACATGTTCAGCCAGCTGCAACGGCGCCTGCGCAGCAGCCAGTGCCGGCAGTACAGGAAGCTCCACGCCCTGAGCCTAAAGTTGAAGCGGCAGCAGTCCAGGAAGTGAAGCAGGAAGAAGTGCAGGATACTTCAAATTTACATAAGATTGTTTCACCAATGGTGGGGACCTTCTATGCATCCTCATCCCCAGAAGCAGATGCATATGTTAAAGCGGGATCCAAAGTGAGCAAGGATTCAGTTGTATGTATCGTCGAGGCGATGAAACTTTTCAATGAAATTGAAGCAGAAGTGAATGGGGAAATCGTAGAAATTTTAGTTAAAGATGGACAGCTTGTAGAATACGGCCAGCCTTTATTCCTGGTTAAGCCCGAATAA
- a CDS encoding methyl-accepting chemotaxis protein, translated as MKTIEEIKHEDLQRKNSLTVKATFVSVILAAAVDIAMQKELAVILSIIVGGGLGVGLVALLHYSNKLANFIPYLSVFIVSGVLYLIMETSVSPAAFSLLYFILAAAAIYMDRKLLFLASGLGFVLITIFTLLHGQELPLEPKNYVTIYLLYMLVTVMLGFQFSISKKLAETIVSAQQETERLLAKDSETKEVIKSSTRSIATLIDEVKFKSRENYESSIEMTQSVTEISAGINIQSDSVADITQSLERTNEVIARTSTLVEKLHHDSVAAASVTERGDELMSNLIKELTASYDNMRNVNEHILSLSSLIKETASFASDIQGIASQTNLLALNASIEAARAGDSGKGFAVVAEEVRKLADITSNTATQITENLKSVMSDTSNTKTGVNLTAEKLTENLELAAETMEAFKSIHQTFKDLKADISEQDELTRTILDSSVAIESSIAGFSSVIQQASAALEEISSSAVSQTEHHEQLFKSVEVAHQSLDQLIRLQQN; from the coding sequence ATGAAAACAATCGAAGAAATTAAACATGAGGATCTACAAAGGAAAAATTCCTTAACCGTCAAAGCCACTTTTGTATCCGTTATTTTGGCCGCTGCAGTGGATATCGCCATGCAAAAAGAACTTGCCGTCATCCTCTCTATTATTGTAGGCGGCGGATTGGGTGTGGGGCTGGTCGCCTTGCTTCACTATTCTAACAAGCTGGCAAACTTCATTCCCTATCTATCTGTGTTCATTGTATCAGGCGTTTTGTACCTGATTATGGAAACCAGTGTTTCCCCCGCTGCCTTCTCACTTCTTTATTTTATCCTGGCGGCTGCTGCAATCTATATGGACAGGAAATTGCTGTTTCTTGCTTCTGGGCTGGGTTTTGTGCTCATTACGATTTTCACGCTTCTACACGGGCAAGAACTGCCATTGGAGCCTAAAAATTATGTGACCATCTACCTTCTGTACATGTTAGTTACAGTCATGCTTGGGTTTCAATTTTCGATCTCAAAAAAGCTTGCAGAGACCATCGTTTCTGCCCAGCAGGAAACAGAGAGACTATTAGCGAAGGATTCAGAGACGAAAGAAGTCATTAAATCCAGTACCAGGAGTATCGCAACCCTCATAGATGAAGTGAAGTTCAAAAGCCGTGAGAACTACGAATCTTCTATTGAAATGACCCAATCGGTGACAGAAATATCTGCAGGAATCAACATTCAATCAGATTCTGTTGCGGATATCACTCAATCCCTTGAAAGGACAAACGAGGTGATTGCCAGAACATCGACACTTGTCGAAAAACTCCATCACGATTCAGTGGCAGCAGCGAGTGTCACCGAAAGAGGTGATGAGTTGATGTCCAACCTGATAAAAGAATTGACCGCATCTTATGACAATATGAGGAATGTCAACGAACATATCCTGTCTCTATCTTCATTGATCAAGGAGACAGCCAGCTTCGCATCTGACATCCAGGGTATCGCTTCACAAACTAATTTGCTGGCACTGAACGCATCGATTGAAGCTGCCAGGGCCGGAGACAGCGGCAAGGGTTTTGCCGTTGTTGCCGAAGAAGTAAGAAAACTCGCCGACATCACAAGCAACACAGCAACCCAGATTACTGAAAACCTTAAAAGTGTCATGAGTGACACATCAAATACGAAAACAGGCGTTAACCTGACAGCCGAAAAGCTCACGGAGAACCTGGAACTCGCTGCGGAAACAATGGAGGCATTCAAGAGTATCCACCAGACCTTCAAGGACCTGAAGGCGGATATTTCGGAGCAGGATGAACTGACTAGAACAATACTCGATTCATCGGTGGCAATCGAAAGTTCAATTGCTGGCTTCAGCTCCGTCATCCAGCAGGCCAGTGCAGCACTAGAGGAGATTTCCTCCTCAGCCGTCTCGCAAACCGAACATCATGAACAACTTTTCAAATCAGTCGAAGTTGCTCACCAATCTTTGGATCAATTAATAAGGCTGCAGCAAAATTAA
- a CDS encoding SpoIIIAH-like family protein — protein sequence MLLKKQTVWLLTMLSLVVVLSVYYITSPEQQKSDLAGVEEKKAEGKETAATETKDGKTVVSGVASDEKFEALRMKLEEQRTKQKEELQTVAATTDLPAEERSEAIDKMNQLDAISQKEQILETLITSMGYEDALVRADGENVRITVKAKEHSASAANEIIQMVRTELGSFQPVAVQFDPAK from the coding sequence ATGTTATTGAAAAAGCAAACAGTTTGGTTACTGACTATGTTGAGTCTTGTGGTTGTATTATCGGTGTATTATATCACTTCACCAGAGCAGCAGAAGTCCGATCTTGCAGGGGTTGAAGAGAAGAAAGCAGAAGGTAAGGAAACAGCAGCGACTGAAACGAAGGATGGCAAGACTGTAGTTTCCGGTGTCGCGAGCGATGAGAAGTTCGAAGCGCTTCGAATGAAGCTTGAAGAACAGCGCACAAAGCAAAAAGAAGAGCTGCAGACGGTAGCCGCAACAACTGACTTGCCAGCAGAAGAAAGAAGCGAAGCAATCGATAAAATGAATCAGCTTGATGCGATTTCACAAAAGGAACAGATTCTAGAAACATTGATTACATCAATGGGCTATGAAGACGCACTAGTGCGTGCGGATGGTGAAAATGTCAGGATCACAGTGAAAGCCAAGGAACATTCAGCTTCTGCTGCAAACGAAATCATCCAGATGGTCAGAACAGAGTTAGGCTCTTTCCAGCCTGTAGCAGTTCAGTTTGATCCTGCAAAATAA
- the spoIIIAG gene encoding stage III sporulation protein AG → MDNEKGPLSWLKKQLGSKDGPPDKKSGKYQYLIIVVLFGAAIMLIGNIIGDQNPDLAVTATKEAETEEDTAVFGQKKSAGNDVISEYEEAYEAQLTEILEGINGVGDVTVLVNVDATEKKVLEKNTVIQSQTTDETDREGGKRKVQDASQDEQLVIIRNGEKEVPIVLETKKPEIRGVLVVAKGAENIQVKKWIIEAVTRALDVPNHRVAVMPKKSKGE, encoded by the coding sequence ATGGACAATGAGAAAGGTCCGTTGAGCTGGCTCAAGAAACAACTGGGCAGCAAGGATGGGCCGCCGGACAAGAAATCCGGCAAATACCAATACTTAATAATTGTCGTCCTATTCGGCGCAGCCATCATGCTGATCGGCAATATCATCGGCGACCAGAATCCCGATTTGGCTGTTACTGCCACCAAGGAGGCGGAGACTGAAGAGGACACGGCTGTATTCGGTCAGAAAAAATCAGCAGGAAACGATGTCATTTCCGAATATGAAGAAGCATATGAAGCCCAGTTGACCGAAATCCTGGAAGGCATCAATGGCGTAGGGGATGTCACTGTTTTGGTGAATGTGGATGCTACTGAAAAGAAGGTTCTTGAGAAAAACACCGTCATCCAATCACAGACGACCGATGAAACTGACCGGGAAGGCGGCAAACGAAAAGTCCAGGATGCATCGCAAGACGAGCAGCTGGTCATCATCAGAAATGGTGAGAAAGAGGTGCCAATCGTACTCGAGACAAAAAAGCCTGAAATCAGAGGCGTGCTCGTGGTTGCGAAAGGTGCAGAAAATATACAAGTGAAAAAATGGATTATCGAGGCGGTCACAAGGGCATTGGATGTTCCGAACCACCGGGTGGCTGTCATGCCTAAAAAATCTAAGGGGGAATAA
- the spoIIIAF gene encoding stage III sporulation protein AF, producing the protein MDFIKEWVTNIIIFILLATVLDMLLPNSSFQKYTKIVTGLILIAIILSPVMKLFSSDFETAIAKMGQFSGQGDEKIKNSIEIQKKEIQASQHAYILETMAVQLQTAAEEELMEQQGMEIANIELEVNDQDRRPFPENLEYIIVHLKKAEDEGEAVAVVREVEIDTNAPLPSKQTSQNTDQISSLLSEKWNVPEKSIQIMIEGGSDEHGQ; encoded by the coding sequence ATGGATTTTATAAAAGAGTGGGTCACGAATATTATCATCTTCATTCTCCTGGCGACCGTCCTGGATATGCTGCTGCCCAATTCGAGTTTCCAGAAATACACCAAAATTGTGACAGGGCTGATTTTGATCGCTATCATCCTGTCTCCGGTCATGAAACTTTTCAGTTCTGATTTTGAAACTGCAATCGCTAAAATGGGCCAGTTCAGCGGCCAGGGGGATGAAAAGATAAAAAATTCAATAGAAATTCAGAAAAAAGAAATACAAGCCTCTCAGCATGCATATATTTTAGAAACAATGGCTGTCCAATTGCAAACAGCCGCAGAGGAGGAGTTGATGGAACAGCAAGGAATGGAGATTGCTAATATCGAGCTTGAAGTAAATGATCAGGATCGGCGGCCTTTCCCAGAGAACCTGGAGTATATCATCGTCCATCTGAAAAAAGCAGAGGATGAGGGAGAGGCTGTGGCAGTAGTAAGAGAAGTAGAAATTGATACGAATGCACCCCTTCCATCAAAACAAACCTCTCAGAATACAGATCAAATATCTTCTCTTCTGTCAGAAAAATGGAATGTTCCTGAAAAGTCTATTCAAATAATGATAGAAGGGGGGAGTGACGAGCATGGACAATGA
- the spoIIIAE gene encoding stage III sporulation protein AE — protein MKQRLQFILGILLIQLFFFIPGVQAEGNEPEINPVVNPDKIARAQLEDLNIDELKGFWEDIINKYDGYLPESQKGSLYDFISGEKKFSLKEWFKGIVNFAFHEFIVNGKLLGSLILLTIFSMFLQALQNSFEKSTISKVAYSIVFMVLIIIALNSFHVVVDYTNDAIGTMIQFILALIPLLLALMATSGGLISAAFFHPVILFMMNTSGMFIQYVVLPLLFLSTLLSIVSILSEHYKVTQLASMLRNWSVGLLGILLTVFLGVISVQGASSAITDGVTVKTAKFITGNFVPVIGRVFTDATDTVISASMLLKNTVGIAGVAILLIIAAFPAIKILMVAFIYKFAAAILQPLGGGPVITCLDIISKSIIYVFAALGIVSLMFFLTITVIIAAGNLTMMVR, from the coding sequence TTGAAGCAGCGTCTGCAGTTCATACTTGGCATTCTATTGATCCAGCTATTTTTTTTCATCCCGGGTGTACAAGCTGAGGGTAATGAACCGGAAATAAACCCGGTGGTCAACCCGGATAAAATCGCAAGAGCCCAGCTTGAAGATTTGAATATCGATGAGCTTAAGGGATTCTGGGAAGATATCATCAATAAATATGATGGTTATCTGCCAGAAAGCCAGAAAGGAAGCCTGTATGATTTTATAAGCGGTGAAAAGAAGTTCTCGTTGAAAGAGTGGTTCAAAGGCATCGTGAATTTCGCCTTTCATGAGTTCATAGTAAACGGAAAATTGCTGGGATCCTTGATCCTGCTGACTATTTTCAGCATGTTTCTTCAAGCACTGCAAAACTCCTTCGAAAAAAGTACGATCAGCAAGGTAGCCTACTCCATTGTGTTCATGGTTCTCATCATTATTGCGCTCAACAGCTTCCATGTAGTCGTAGATTACACGAATGACGCGATTGGGACAATGATCCAGTTCATCCTTGCCCTGATCCCGCTGCTGCTGGCATTGATGGCCACTTCCGGAGGTTTGATTTCAGCAGCATTTTTCCATCCCGTCATTCTGTTTATGATGAACACCAGCGGGATGTTCATCCAATATGTTGTTTTGCCATTGTTATTCTTATCAACACTTTTGAGCATCGTCAGTATCCTGTCCGAACATTACAAGGTTACGCAGCTGGCCAGCATGCTCCGTAATTGGAGCGTCGGCCTGCTGGGGATCCTGCTGACAGTGTTCCTCGGCGTCATTTCCGTCCAAGGGGCATCTTCAGCGATTACGGATGGAGTGACTGTCAAAACAGCAAAATTCATTACAGGCAATTTTGTTCCTGTTATTGGCCGCGTTTTTACAGATGCGACAGACACGGTCATCAGTGCTTCCATGCTTCTGAAAAATACGGTTGGAATAGCCGGTGTTGCCATTCTGCTAATCATCGCAGCCTTTCCGGCAATAAAGATCCTCATGGTTGCCTTTATCTATAAATTTGCAGCAGCAATCCTCCAGCCGCTTGGCGGCGGACCAGTCATAACCTGTCTCGATATTATCAGTAAGAGCATCATCTATGTCTTTGCTGCGCTGGGCATTGTTTCCTTGATGTTTTTCCTGACGATCACAGTCATTATTGCAGCAGGAAACTTAACAATGATGGTGAGGTAA
- the spoIIIAD gene encoding stage III sporulation protein AD encodes MEILQITGVALIATFLALIVKEQKPNFAFLLIVFTGSAIFLFLVDQIYQIISMIQKLAANARVNVVYVETILKIIGIAYIAEFAAQITKDAGQGAIASKIELGGKILILAMAIPILTVMIETIIRLIPG; translated from the coding sequence ATTGAAATCCTTCAAATAACAGGTGTAGCACTGATCGCGACATTTCTGGCACTGATTGTCAAAGAGCAAAAGCCCAACTTTGCCTTTTTGCTGATTGTGTTCACAGGTTCAGCTATCTTCCTTTTTCTGGTAGATCAAATTTATCAGATCATTTCCATGATTCAGAAGCTGGCTGCCAATGCCAGGGTGAATGTTGTTTATGTGGAAACAATCCTAAAAATAATCGGCATCGCCTATATTGCCGAATTTGCGGCCCAAATCACAAAGGATGCTGGTCAAGGCGCAATCGCCTCAAAGATCGAACTTGGCGGCAAAATCCTTATTCTGGCCATGGCAATTCCGATTCTTACTGTAATGATTGAAACGATCATTCGCTTGATTCCGGGCTGA
- the spoIIIAC gene encoding stage III sporulation protein AC has translation MGLEVDIIFKIAGVGIVVAFLHTILDQVGKKEYAQWVTLFGFIYILFMVASIVDDLFQKIKSVFLFQG, from the coding sequence ATGGGTCTAGAAGTGGATATCATTTTTAAAATAGCAGGTGTAGGCATTGTTGTGGCATTTTTGCACACGATTCTCGATCAGGTGGGGAAGAAGGAATATGCACAGTGGGTAACGTTGTTTGGATTCATCTATATCCTTTTCATGGTTGCATCGATTGTTGATGATCTTTTTCAAAAAATCAAATCGGTATTCCTATTTCAGGGGTAA
- the spoIIIAB gene encoding stage III sporulation protein SpoIIIAB, with the protein MIKIIGAILIILSTTWTGFEASRHLSERPRQLRLLKSALQSLEAEIMYGHTPLHEASRKLSEQMAKPLSWFFETFSKKLTESETTVKSAWEESLKEVWKLTAFKQGEFEIMKQFGETLGRHDRHSQQKQILLTISHLEREEADACEKQMKYEKMVKSIGFLSGLLLIILLM; encoded by the coding sequence ATGATAAAAATAATCGGTGCTATATTGATTATCCTGTCGACAACCTGGACAGGTTTTGAGGCTTCGAGGCATCTTAGTGAACGGCCAAGACAGCTCCGGCTTTTGAAGTCGGCCTTGCAGTCACTGGAAGCGGAAATCATGTACGGGCATACACCTCTCCATGAAGCTTCAAGGAAGCTGTCTGAACAAATGGCGAAGCCCCTCTCATGGTTTTTTGAGACATTTTCCAAAAAGCTGACTGAATCTGAAACCACAGTCAAATCAGCATGGGAAGAGAGCCTGAAAGAAGTCTGGAAATTGACAGCCTTCAAACAGGGAGAATTTGAAATCATGAAGCAATTTGGAGAAACGCTTGGCAGGCATGACAGGCATTCTCAGCAAAAACAAATTCTCCTGACGATTTCCCATCTTGAACGAGAAGAAGCAGATGCCTGCGAGAAACAGATGAAATACGAAAAAATGGTGAAAAGCATCGGCTTTTTATCTGGCTTATTATTAATCATCTTACTGATGTAG
- the spoIIIAA gene encoding stage III sporulation protein AA, translated as MDDILSFLPKRIAELLDAVPPNDKDGMEEVRIRINRPLEITVRGKPNFLPYIIPPEDAVQLLNKLGHFSMYTLEEELKRGYITIAGGHRVGLAGKVILENGSVKAIRDISSFNFRIAREKIGIADPLMPYIYQNGWKHTMIIGPPQTGKTTLLRDIARMISSGVPDKKVPPLKAGIVDERSEIAGCVKGVPQLTFGPRVDILDSCPKAEGMMMMIRSMSPDILVVDEIGRKEDADAILEAVNAGIKLIMTTHGESLEDIQKRPTLKPILEMGIFDRFVELGRISGPGTITSIRDVSGNEIRQKVRVT; from the coding sequence ATGGATGATATCTTATCTTTTTTGCCGAAACGGATTGCTGAATTGCTGGACGCAGTGCCTCCTAATGACAAAGATGGGATGGAAGAAGTGCGGATCCGGATCAACCGGCCGCTTGAAATAACGGTAAGAGGAAAGCCGAACTTCCTGCCGTATATCATTCCCCCTGAGGATGCTGTCCAGCTGTTGAATAAGCTCGGGCATTTTTCTATGTATACCCTGGAGGAAGAATTGAAGCGCGGTTATATTACTATTGCCGGCGGCCATCGAGTCGGGCTTGCCGGGAAGGTCATTCTTGAAAATGGCTCTGTAAAAGCAATCAGGGATATTTCTTCTTTCAATTTCAGGATTGCAAGGGAGAAAATCGGGATTGCTGACCCGCTGATGCCATATATATACCAAAACGGCTGGAAGCATACGATGATCATCGGTCCCCCGCAGACAGGCAAAACAACATTGCTCAGGGATATAGCCAGGATGATTTCAAGTGGTGTTCCTGACAAAAAAGTACCGCCTTTAAAAGCGGGGATTGTCGATGAAAGATCAGAAATTGCCGGATGTGTTAAGGGAGTCCCGCAGCTAACCTTTGGACCAAGGGTGGATATATTGGACTCATGTCCGAAAGCAGAAGGCATGATGATGATGATTCGTTCAATGAGTCCGGATATTCTTGTCGTGGATGAAATTGGCCGGAAAGAAGATGCCGATGCGATCCTTGAAGCTGTCAACGCAGGAATCAAGCTGATCATGACCACGCATGGGGAATCTCTTGAGGATATCCAAAAAAGGCCAACCTTGAAACCAATCCTAGAAATGGGCATCTTTGACCGGTTTGTGGAACTTGGAAGAATTTCAGGCCCTGGGACAATCACTTCGATTCGTGATGTAAGCGGAAATGAGATCCGCCAAAAAGTGAGAGTGACATAA
- a CDS encoding SIMPL domain-containing protein (The SIMPL domain is named for its presence in mouse protein SIMPL (signalling molecule that associates with mouse pelle-like kinase). Bacterial member BP26, from Brucella, was shown to assemble into a channel-like structure, while YggE from E. coli has been associated with resistance to oxidative stress.), with the protein MMMVNGGCGAYNTNNAGNNRKITVSGEGIVYSAPNRATATVGVRTENPNLQAAQTENAENSASMLKSLQNLGIAKDDIKTADFRIDPIYTYEEGKQLFQGYRVTHLYTVTIRNLAQAGLAIDTAVANGANEVMNIQFSVAEPQALYNQALSIAVIDSYNKAQTIARTLGFHTSISPLSITEETQKGSPGPFLVASMDTSSAKGTPIEPGKLEIKATVTGTYIT; encoded by the coding sequence ATGATGATGGTTAATGGAGGATGTGGTGCCTATAATACGAACAATGCTGGAAACAATAGAAAAATCACAGTCAGCGGCGAAGGGATTGTTTACTCCGCACCCAACAGGGCAACAGCTACAGTAGGGGTTCGGACAGAAAATCCAAACCTCCAAGCCGCCCAGACAGAGAATGCGGAAAATTCTGCTTCAATGTTAAAATCGTTACAGAACCTCGGGATAGCAAAGGATGATATAAAAACGGCAGATTTTCGGATCGATCCCATCTATACCTATGAGGAAGGCAAGCAGCTATTTCAGGGGTATCGTGTCACACATTTGTATACTGTCACTATCAGGAATCTTGCCCAGGCGGGATTGGCCATTGATACGGCTGTGGCCAATGGAGCGAATGAGGTAATGAACATCCAATTCTCAGTCGCAGAGCCTCAGGCCTTATATAACCAGGCACTTTCAATTGCAGTAATCGATTCATACAACAAAGCACAAACCATCGCCCGGACACTGGGATTCCATACTTCCATTTCCCCTCTCTCCATTACCGAGGAAACCCAAAAGGGATCTCCCGGCCCCTTCCTGGTTGCTTCAATGGACACTAGCAGCGCAAAAGGAACGCCCATAGAACCGGGCAAGCTGGAGATCAAAGCAACCGTGACAGGAACGTATATTACTTGA
- a CDS encoding rhodanese-like domain-containing protein, with amino-acid sequence MKNLFAAFLFVLLITGCSGGSYTDVSVDKAKELIDSGEVQVLDVRTPDEFAAGHIPGAKLVPLQVIESMLSELDQDEKYLVVCRSGNRSTQASGILEKNGFKNIYNMTGGLNEWKFDLEQ; translated from the coding sequence ATGAAGAATTTATTCGCAGCATTCCTGTTCGTCTTGTTAATCACCGGCTGTTCTGGCGGCTCTTATACCGATGTTTCAGTCGACAAGGCAAAAGAATTGATTGATAGCGGAGAAGTTCAGGTCCTGGATGTCCGTACACCGGATGAGTTCGCTGCTGGCCATATTCCCGGCGCAAAATTAGTTCCGCTGCAAGTCATCGAAAGCATGCTTTCAGAGCTCGATCAAGATGAAAAGTATCTGGTTGTATGCCGAAGCGGCAATCGTTCAACCCAGGCTAGCGGAATTCTGGAAAAAAACGGATTTAAGAATATTTACAATATGACTGGCGGATTGAATGAGTGGAAGTTTGATCTTGAACAATAA
- the efp gene encoding elongation factor P: MISVNDFRTGLTIEVDNGIWRVLDFQHVKPGKGAAFVRSKLRNLRTGAIQEKTFRAGEKVAKAQIENRKMQYLYASGDQHVFMDNESYEQIELPGTSIEYELKFLKENMEVYIMQFGHETLGVELPNTVELEVTETEPGIKGDTASGGTKPATLETGLTVQVPFFVNQGDRLIINTTDSSYVSRA; encoded by the coding sequence ATGATTTCAGTAAACGATTTCCGTACGGGCCTAACGATTGAAGTTGATAACGGCATTTGGCGTGTACTTGATTTCCAACACGTAAAGCCAGGAAAAGGAGCGGCTTTCGTTCGTTCAAAGCTTCGTAATCTTCGTACAGGAGCAATCCAGGAAAAAACTTTCCGTGCAGGTGAAAAGGTAGCGAAAGCACAAATCGAGAACCGCAAAATGCAGTATCTGTATGCTAGCGGCGACCAGCACGTATTCATGGACAATGAGTCTTACGAGCAAATCGAATTGCCAGGAACTTCTATTGAATATGAGTTGAAATTCCTTAAGGAAAACATGGAAGTCTACATCATGCAATTCGGCCATGAAACTCTTGGTGTCGAGCTTCCAAACACTGTTGAATTGGAAGTAACAGAAACAGAACCAGGTATCAAAGGTGACACTGCTTCCGGCGGTACTAAGCCTGCGACATTGGAAACTGGCCTTACTGTACAGGTTCCATTCTTTGTAAACCAGGGAGACAGACTTATCATCAATACAACAGATTCTTCTTATGTATCACGCGCATAA